A stretch of the Streptosporangiales bacterium genome encodes the following:
- a CDS encoding response regulator, translating to MTRVLLAEDDASIAEPLTRAFRREGYEVDVSESGVEALHTAHDAGVDLLVLDLGLPELDGLDVCRKLRAEGRDLPILVLTARADEVDTVVGLDAGADDYVTKPFRLAELLARVRALLRRGASEHAQVHGVRIDSDSRRAWLGDAELVLTTKEFDLLRVLVRDAGKVVTRDQLMQEVWGSKWWGSTKTLDMHISWLRRKLGDDATDPHYITTVRGVGFRFERD from the coding sequence ATGACACGGGTGTTGCTGGCCGAAGACGACGCGTCGATCGCGGAGCCGTTGACCCGCGCGTTCCGGCGGGAGGGGTACGAGGTCGACGTGTCCGAGAGCGGCGTCGAGGCGTTGCATACCGCACACGACGCAGGCGTCGACCTGCTCGTGCTCGACCTCGGGCTGCCCGAGCTCGACGGGCTGGACGTCTGCCGCAAGCTGCGTGCCGAAGGGCGCGATCTGCCGATCCTCGTGCTGACGGCGCGTGCCGACGAGGTCGACACGGTCGTCGGGCTGGACGCCGGCGCCGACGACTACGTGACGAAGCCGTTCCGGCTGGCTGAGCTGCTCGCCCGTGTGCGGGCGCTGCTGCGCCGCGGCGCCAGCGAGCACGCGCAGGTGCACGGCGTCCGGATCGACAGCGACAGCCGCCGCGCCTGGCTCGGCGACGCGGAACTGGTGCTCACCACGAAGGAGTTCGACCTGCTGCGCGTGCTCGTGCGCGACGCGGGCAAGGTCGTCACCCGCGACCAGCTCATGCAGGAGGTGTGGGGCAGCAAGTGGTGGGGGTCGACGAAGACCCTGGACATGCACATCTCCTGGCTGCGCCGCAAGCTCGGTGACGACGCTACCGACCCGCACTACATCACCACGGTCCGTGGGGTCGGCTTCCGGTTCGAGCGAGACTGA
- a CDS encoding acyl-CoA carboxylase subunit beta produces MDELRDRVLAGGAPKYHEANAAKGKLFARERIRLLVDEGSFTEDGVYANVLAGDLPADAVVTGTATVGGRPVCLMANDSTVKAGSWGARTVEKIVRIIETAYRGGMPMVYLVDSAGARITDQVEMFPGRRGAGRIFHTQVRASGSVPQVCALFGPSAAGGAYIPAFCDVVAMVDGNASMYLGSDRMVEMVVGEKTTLEEMGGAKVHCSVSGCGHHLAKDEADAIEFVRGYLSYLPSNWTQQPPSAPAAEPKQVDLDALVPADDRQAYDMRRFVRGLVDDGSFFEIHAQWAKELLVGFARLDGQPVGIVANNPMFKGGVLFVDSADKATRFVQLCDAFNIPLLFLSDVPGFMVGTAVERQGIIRHGAKMITAISEATVPKICVVVRKAYGAGLYAMCGPGFEPDATIALPTAKIAVMGAEAAVNAVYFNRIQAIEDEQERADYVASLRSEYEDDIDVVRLASELVVDDVLPASRLRGELVRRYAASGGKDRTFSRRRHGVTPV; encoded by the coding sequence CTGGACGAGCTGCGCGACCGGGTCCTCGCCGGCGGTGCACCGAAGTACCACGAGGCGAACGCGGCGAAGGGCAAGCTGTTCGCCAGGGAACGCATCCGGCTGCTGGTCGACGAGGGCTCGTTCACCGAGGACGGCGTGTACGCGAACGTGCTCGCCGGTGACCTGCCCGCCGACGCGGTGGTCACTGGGACTGCGACCGTCGGCGGCCGCCCGGTGTGCCTGATGGCGAACGACTCCACCGTCAAGGCCGGCTCCTGGGGCGCGCGGACGGTGGAGAAGATCGTCCGGATCATAGAGACCGCGTACCGGGGCGGCATGCCGATGGTCTACCTGGTCGACTCCGCAGGTGCGCGCATCACCGACCAGGTGGAGATGTTCCCCGGCAGGCGTGGTGCGGGACGGATCTTCCACACCCAGGTGCGGGCCAGCGGCTCGGTGCCACAGGTGTGCGCCCTGTTCGGCCCGTCCGCCGCAGGTGGCGCGTACATCCCCGCGTTCTGCGACGTGGTGGCCATGGTGGACGGCAATGCGTCGATGTACCTCGGCAGCGACCGGATGGTGGAGATGGTCGTCGGGGAGAAGACCACGCTGGAGGAGATGGGCGGCGCGAAGGTGCACTGCTCGGTCTCCGGCTGCGGGCACCACCTGGCCAAGGACGAGGCGGACGCGATCGAGTTCGTCCGCGGCTACCTGTCGTACCTGCCCTCGAACTGGACGCAGCAGCCGCCGAGCGCGCCGGCCGCGGAGCCGAAGCAGGTCGACCTGGACGCCCTGGTGCCCGCCGACGACCGGCAGGCGTACGACATGCGCAGGTTCGTCCGCGGGCTGGTCGACGACGGCTCGTTCTTCGAGATCCACGCCCAGTGGGCGAAGGAGCTGCTGGTCGGGTTCGCCCGGCTGGACGGCCAGCCGGTCGGCATCGTGGCGAACAACCCGATGTTCAAGGGCGGGGTGCTGTTCGTCGACTCCGCGGACAAGGCGACCAGGTTCGTCCAGCTGTGCGACGCGTTCAACATCCCGCTGCTGTTCCTCTCCGACGTGCCCGGCTTCATGGTGGGCACCGCCGTCGAGCGGCAGGGCATCATCAGGCACGGCGCGAAGATGATCACGGCGATCAGTGAGGCGACCGTGCCGAAGATCTGCGTGGTGGTGCGGAAGGCGTACGGCGCCGGGCTCTACGCCATGTGCGGCCCCGGGTTCGAGCCGGACGCCACCATCGCGCTGCCGACGGCGAAGATCGCGGTGATGGGGGCGGAGGCGGCGGTAAACGCCGTCTACTTCAACCGCATCCAGGCGATCGAGGACGAGCAGGAGCGCGCCGACTACGTCGCCAGCCTCCGCAGCGAGTACGAGGACGACATCGACGTGGTGCGGCTGGCCAGCGAGCTGGTGGTCGACGACGTCCTCCCCGCCTCGCGGCTACGCGGCGAGCTGGTGCGCAGGTACGCCGCCAGCGGCGGCAAGGACCGCACCTTCTCCCGCCGCCGACACGGTGTCACACCGGTCTGA